The Planococcus versutus genome contains a region encoding:
- a CDS encoding Lmo0850 family protein — protein MAKNVDVRSIVSNLSKLGIQAKITKSRVELIKAIALPQPIQTQSQQ, from the coding sequence ATGGCGAAAAACGTAGATGTTCGTAGCATTGTTTCAAATTTATCGAAACTTGGAATCCAAGCAAAAATCACAAAATCTCGCGTCGAATTAATAAAAGCAATTGCTTTGCCTCAACCGATTCAAACGCAATCTCAACAATAA
- the acpS gene encoding holo-ACP synthase, giving the protein MITGIGLDIVELSRIRRLDEKSSKFRMRILTQREQSEYSKLTKLRKVEFLAGRFTAKEAFSKALGTGIGGACSFQDIEIRKDSKGKPSIFLKQVETGLVSITHSKDFAAAQVLIQTT; this is encoded by the coding sequence ATGATTACAGGAATCGGGCTCGATATTGTCGAATTGTCACGAATTCGCCGATTAGATGAAAAATCGTCAAAATTTCGTATGCGTATATTGACACAGCGCGAGCAATCCGAATATAGCAAACTAACTAAATTGAGAAAAGTAGAATTTTTAGCAGGTCGTTTTACGGCAAAAGAAGCTTTCTCTAAAGCCCTGGGGACAGGAATTGGCGGTGCCTGTTCTTTTCAAGATATCGAAATTAGAAAAGATAGCAAAGGCAAGCCTTCTATTTTTTTAAAGCAAGTAGAAACGGGGCTAGTATCTATTACGCATTCGAAAGATTTTGCTGCGGCACAAGTTCTTATACAAACAACTTAA
- a CDS encoding DMT family transporter produces MSWILLIIAGFFEVAFVTTMKLSKGFKIKRYTILTVVTGALSFYLLSVALTTIALGTGYAVWTGIGAAGSVLIGMFFFRESKQPMKIFFLTCIIAGVVGLKIFGS; encoded by the coding sequence ATATCCTGGATCCTATTAATTATTGCTGGATTTTTTGAAGTAGCTTTTGTTACAACAATGAAGTTGTCGAAAGGTTTTAAAATAAAGCGATATACGATTTTAACAGTTGTAACGGGAGCACTCAGCTTTTATTTATTGTCTGTGGCGTTAACGACGATTGCGCTTGGTACAGGCTACGCAGTTTGGACCGGCATTGGCGCAGCGGGAAGTGTGTTAATAGGCATGTTTTTCTTTCGTGAAAGCAAACAACCAATGAAAATATTCTTTTTAACATGCATCATCGCGGGAGTAGTCGGTTTGAAAATTTTTGGTAGTTAA
- a CDS encoding alpha/beta hydrolase, whose amino-acid sequence MKTGVLCIHGFTGGPFEVEPLTDFLIEQTEWLVEIPVLPGHGEKLALKSIVAESWMMEAELALKRLKKTADRIIIIGFSMGGLIAMYLAMRYKIDRLVLLSAAAKYISPVQMFKEVQEAVKDALTGKIAKNSLFHLYKYKLTHTPISSAVEFLRVVKMVEPYYDKIKVPVCIVQGGQDGIVPASAADFIYNQIGSSDKEMIHSKTGKHLICYSEDRFVWFEDVLRFMRKGLE is encoded by the coding sequence TTGAAGACTGGTGTGCTCTGTATTCATGGATTTACAGGAGGTCCATTCGAAGTAGAACCTCTTACTGACTTCTTAATTGAACAAACAGAATGGCTTGTTGAAATACCGGTACTTCCAGGACATGGTGAAAAACTAGCTTTAAAGAGTATAGTAGCTGAGAGCTGGATGATGGAAGCAGAACTGGCCTTAAAAAGATTAAAAAAGACAGCAGATCGTATTATCATTATTGGGTTTTCAATGGGCGGGTTGATTGCGATGTACTTAGCTATGCGCTATAAAATCGATCGCTTGGTTCTATTAAGTGCTGCTGCAAAATACATCAGTCCAGTGCAAATGTTTAAAGAAGTGCAAGAAGCAGTAAAAGATGCGCTGACAGGGAAAATAGCAAAAAATTCACTTTTTCATCTTTATAAATACAAGCTGACACATACTCCGATTAGTTCGGCTGTTGAATTTCTGCGTGTGGTAAAGATGGTTGAACCTTATTACGATAAAATTAAGGTTCCAGTTTGCATTGTACAAGGCGGTCAAGATGGCATCGTTCCAGCATCTGCTGCAGATTTCATTTATAATCAAATTGGTTCAAGTGATAAAGAAATGATCCATTCGAAAACAGGCAAGCATTTAATCTGTTATAGTGAAGATCGTTTCGTATGGTTTGAAGACGTTTTAAGGTTTATGAGAAAAGGTCTTGAGTAA
- a CDS encoding PH domain-containing protein, whose protein sequence is MDNQPQKQISRKGLTVWRVYGSMETAVVVLLMIGAGVLTYFLDWPQWLYAVYGGIIILFGVLFIFWFPKIRWQRWRYEVRDQEIELQHGLFIVTRTLVPMVRVQHVDTEQGPILRKYDLAEISISTAATTHTIPALVTAEADELRARISVLARVAEDDV, encoded by the coding sequence ATGGATAACCAACCGCAAAAGCAAATTTCGCGAAAAGGGCTAACCGTCTGGCGTGTATATGGCAGTATGGAAACAGCAGTTGTGGTGTTGCTGATGATTGGCGCAGGTGTTTTAACATATTTTTTGGACTGGCCGCAATGGCTATACGCAGTTTACGGAGGCATTATCATTTTATTTGGTGTTTTGTTTATTTTTTGGTTTCCTAAAATACGCTGGCAGCGTTGGCGCTATGAAGTAAGAGACCAGGAAATCGAGTTGCAGCACGGTTTGTTTATTGTGACTCGGACATTGGTGCCAATGGTACGTGTTCAGCATGTTGATACAGAACAAGGACCTATTTTGCGTAAATACGATCTAGCAGAAATTTCAATTTCAACAGCTGCCACAACGCATACAATTCCAGCGTTGGTTACAGCAGAAGCTGATGAGTTGAGAGCAAGAATTTCTGTACTGGCAAGGGTGGCGGAAGATGATGTATGA
- a CDS encoding D-alanine--D-alanine ligase, translating into MKKKIGLLYGGKSAEHEVSLSTALAVTNAIDFDVYDVFPIYITQDGEWRKNAPLEGPAKTVEQLQLTSESSKPNDISSFLPSQNNKALDVIIPLLHGPNGEDGTVQGLLEVLNIPYVGNGVLASSAGMDKVVMKQLFEQAGLKQTPYVYFIRREWDQNQDFWVAKVEAELAWPVFVKPANLGSSVGISKADNREELVAAVKEALKFDRKIVIEQGVVAREIEVGVLGNDNPACSVAGEIKPLKAFYDYQAKYKDGDTAMIIPAELDEAIYANLEVDAKKAFKILDCSGLVRADFFVTENNEILINEVNTLPGFTPYSMFPLLWENTGVPYPELIKRLITLAIERHEEKQLLQVKMD; encoded by the coding sequence ATGAAAAAAAAGATTGGTTTATTATATGGAGGCAAGTCAGCGGAACACGAAGTTTCGCTGTCTACAGCCTTAGCAGTTACAAATGCAATAGATTTTGATGTATATGACGTTTTCCCTATTTATATCACACAAGACGGCGAATGGAGAAAAAATGCCCCTCTTGAAGGACCGGCTAAAACGGTTGAACAGCTTCAACTAACAAGTGAATCATCGAAACCAAATGATATTTCTAGTTTTCTTCCATCACAAAATAATAAAGCATTAGACGTCATCATTCCGTTACTTCACGGACCAAATGGAGAAGACGGTACTGTTCAAGGCTTACTTGAAGTACTGAACATTCCATACGTTGGAAATGGTGTATTAGCCTCTTCAGCTGGCATGGACAAAGTGGTGATGAAGCAATTGTTTGAGCAGGCAGGTTTAAAACAAACGCCTTATGTGTATTTTATAAGAAGAGAGTGGGATCAAAATCAGGATTTCTGGGTAGCGAAAGTAGAAGCAGAACTAGCGTGGCCGGTTTTTGTCAAGCCAGCGAATCTGGGTTCGAGTGTCGGGATCAGCAAAGCGGATAATCGCGAAGAACTTGTTGCAGCAGTAAAAGAAGCGTTGAAATTCGATCGTAAAATTGTTATTGAACAAGGCGTGGTTGCTCGTGAAATCGAAGTGGGTGTTTTAGGAAACGATAATCCAGCTTGTTCAGTAGCTGGTGAAATCAAACCATTAAAAGCTTTTTATGATTACCAAGCAAAATACAAAGATGGCGATACGGCAATGATTATTCCAGCGGAGTTAGACGAAGCAATTTATGCGAACTTAGAAGTAGACGCAAAAAAAGCCTTTAAAATTCTAGATTGTTCAGGGCTTGTCCGTGCAGATTTTTTTGTAACTGAAAACAATGAAATTCTAATTAATGAAGTCAATACATTACCAGGATTCACGCCTTACAGCATGTTTCCACTTCTTTGGGAAAATACAGGAGTGCCCTATCCGGAGCTAATCAAACGACTTATAACATTAGCGATTGAACGACATGAAGAAAAACAATTACTACAAGTTAAAATGGATTGA
- a CDS encoding DMT family transporter, whose translation MAWIYLLVAGVTEIVWAVGLKFADGFTNFFPSLVTIIFIGVSFVLFATAIKTIPIGTAYAVFTGIGAAGTAVVGILLFSENASVEKIFFLLLLLVGIIGLKVLDGKESPDKEVDS comes from the coding sequence TTGGCTTGGATTTATCTTTTAGTTGCTGGAGTTACAGAAATTGTATGGGCAGTCGGATTAAAATTTGCTGATGGCTTTACGAACTTTTTTCCATCTCTTGTTACCATTATTTTTATCGGCGTCAGCTTTGTATTGTTTGCCACTGCTATAAAAACAATACCGATTGGCACAGCATACGCGGTGTTTACAGGGATTGGTGCTGCAGGAACAGCTGTAGTTGGGATCCTACTGTTTAGTGAAAATGCCAGTGTAGAAAAAATATTCTTTTTACTGTTGTTACTGGTTGGAATTATTGGCTTAAAAGTACTTGATGGAAAAGAAAGCCCTGATAAGGAAGTGGATTCATGA
- a CDS encoding PH domain-containing protein has protein sequence MYEERYKLHPISAFLNFIKGLKELIFPFIIIFGVNIFRDGGIRSMFNQGWQGFIPLMVGGGILIFLLVTGIIKWKRFVYWFEDGELRIEYGLFVKKKRYIPFERIQSLNYTEGIFHRPLGLVKVKVETAGSGKIGQAEAELTAISREDADRIENEMEKAKHQLPVKGALVMGPAEYVELTKKTTKSLYHMSIKELLILATTSGGIGVVISAVLIFLSQFSEFIPYDAVYEEVVSFLRFGLLIVVLTIFFVLLIAWIISVVMTVFANYQFTIQYDEDHIYISRGLLEKKKVSIPLKRVQGIKISQNPVRQLFGYATVVVESAGGTVGDKDEKIRLFPLVKNKRMLPMLTELFPEFVWSPKLVKAPKRSVHFFYRLSLVWWSPVFAAVGYFFYPYGLLVLLIIPLVIGIGVWQHRTVGYALDEKQLTMQFRGLGKHCYFMLKKRVQVVQITQSYFQRRKGIASTHATIKSGMMGATATTPHMEKEDATRILTWYEPSGTKRL, from the coding sequence ATGTATGAGGAGCGTTACAAACTTCATCCCATTTCAGCTTTTTTAAACTTTATAAAAGGGTTAAAGGAATTGATTTTTCCTTTTATCATCATTTTTGGTGTTAATATATTCAGAGATGGTGGCATTCGGTCGATGTTTAATCAAGGCTGGCAAGGGTTTATTCCGTTGATGGTTGGTGGAGGAATTTTGATCTTTTTGTTAGTTACTGGAATTATTAAGTGGAAACGTTTTGTTTATTGGTTTGAAGATGGTGAATTGCGTATTGAGTACGGCTTGTTTGTGAAGAAAAAAAGGTATATTCCCTTTGAACGAATTCAAAGCCTTAACTACACAGAAGGTATTTTTCACCGGCCGCTTGGATTAGTCAAAGTCAAAGTGGAAACGGCCGGATCTGGAAAAATAGGTCAAGCAGAAGCTGAACTGACAGCTATCTCCCGTGAAGATGCAGATCGTATTGAAAATGAAATGGAAAAAGCAAAGCATCAACTTCCGGTAAAAGGAGCCCTGGTAATGGGTCCTGCAGAATATGTGGAACTTACTAAAAAAACAACAAAATCACTGTATCATATGTCTATAAAAGAATTGTTGATTCTTGCAACAACTTCTGGTGGAATTGGTGTGGTCATTTCAGCTGTGTTGATTTTTCTTTCTCAGTTTTCTGAGTTTATCCCATACGATGCAGTTTATGAAGAAGTTGTCTCGTTTTTACGTTTTGGACTATTAATAGTTGTTTTAACTATCTTTTTTGTGTTATTGATTGCCTGGATTATTTCAGTTGTTATGACCGTCTTCGCAAATTATCAATTTACTATTCAGTATGATGAAGATCATATCTATATAAGTAGAGGATTACTGGAGAAAAAGAAAGTTTCTATTCCATTAAAGCGTGTTCAAGGAATCAAAATCAGTCAAAATCCGGTGCGTCAGCTTTTCGGATATGCTACTGTTGTGGTTGAAAGTGCAGGCGGAACGGTTGGTGATAAAGACGAAAAAATTCGGTTGTTTCCTTTAGTGAAAAACAAACGAATGCTTCCGATGTTAACCGAGTTATTCCCAGAGTTTGTCTGGTCGCCAAAATTAGTAAAAGCACCAAAGCGCAGTGTACATTTCTTTTACCGCTTGAGTTTGGTGTGGTGGTCTCCTGTATTTGCTGCTGTCGGTTATTTCTTTTATCCCTACGGCTTGCTGGTATTGCTTATTATTCCGCTTGTTATCGGTATCGGGGTCTGGCAACATCGAACAGTTGGGTATGCGTTAGATGAAAAGCAATTAACGATGCAGTTTAGAGGATTAGGCAAGCATTGCTATTTCATGTTGAAAAAAAGAGTGCAAGTTGTTCAAATAACGCAGAGTTACTTTCAACGTCGCAAAGGCATTGCTTCTACCCATGCCACAATCAAGTCTGGCATGATGGGAGCGACAGCAACAACTCCTCATATGGAAAAAGAAGACGCCACTCGAATTTTGACTTGGTATGAACCGTCTGGAACAAAAAGACTATAA
- a CDS encoding metal-sensing transcriptional repressor yields the protein MSELIEETLISDNSFRKSHHPLSVKKDLTNRLSRVEGQIRGIKGMVEKDVYCDDIITQLAATQSALNSVTKVLLEGHLKGCVKDRLEKGEDEVLDELLITIQKMMRK from the coding sequence ATGAGTGAATTAATTGAAGAAACTTTGATATCAGATAATAGTTTTCGAAAAAGCCATCATCCTCTCTCCGTTAAAAAAGATTTGACCAACCGGCTCAGTCGTGTAGAAGGTCAAATACGCGGTATCAAAGGTATGGTGGAGAAAGATGTTTATTGTGATGACATCATTACACAATTAGCAGCAACACAGTCTGCATTAAACAGCGTGACAAAAGTTTTGTTAGAAGGCCATTTAAAAGGTTGCGTCAAAGACCGTCTCGAAAAAGGCGAAGATGAAGTGCTAGATGAGTTGCTTATTACCATCCAAAAAATGATGCGTAAATAA
- a CDS encoding rhomboid family intramembrane serine protease produces the protein MFIRRESFKQYLRMYPVVSTLIALNLFVHVLTWLPGIGDMLFFYGVGSNFYIAEGDWWRFFTPMFLHGGLMHLLFNMFSLFLFGPELERLTGKVRFITIYLLAGLFASAATYFLQPLEYSHVGASGAIFGVFGAFGALVYYGGRALPQLKQIILPIIVISIVMTFLTPNVNVTAHIAGMITGFLIGLSYFHPKRIVSWRAKK, from the coding sequence ATGTTTATTCGAAGAGAAAGCTTTAAGCAATATCTGCGTATGTACCCAGTAGTTTCTACTTTAATCGCGCTCAACTTGTTCGTGCATGTACTAACCTGGCTTCCAGGAATTGGTGACATGCTGTTCTTTTATGGTGTCGGTTCTAACTTTTATATCGCAGAAGGAGACTGGTGGCGCTTTTTTACACCTATGTTTCTACACGGTGGATTGATGCATTTACTGTTTAATATGTTTTCGTTGTTCTTATTCGGACCTGAGTTAGAACGCTTAACAGGAAAAGTTAGGTTCATCACCATTTATTTATTAGCTGGACTTTTCGCTTCAGCAGCTACGTACTTTTTACAACCGCTCGAATATTCACACGTCGGGGCCAGTGGTGCAATTTTTGGAGTCTTTGGCGCATTTGGTGCATTGGTGTATTATGGAGGGCGCGCTTTGCCTCAACTCAAACAAATTATACTCCCAATTATCGTTATTAGCATAGTCATGACTTTCCTAACACCGAATGTTAATGTTACAGCACATATCGCCGGAATGATTACCGGGTTCTTAATTGGACTTAGTTATTTCCACCCAAAACGAATTGTGAGTTGGCGAGCTAAAAAATAA
- a CDS encoding DEAD/DEAH box helicase — protein MVKFSELNISETTLKSVKRMGFEEATPIQEGTIRLGMEGKDIIGQAQTGTGKTTAFGIPLIEKIDTKDGNVQGLVIAPTRELAIQVSEELYRLGQDKNVRILSVYGGQEISRQIRALKNRPQVIVGTPGRLLDHINRRTLKLDNVNTLILDEADEMLNMGFIEDIQTIMASVPDTRQTLLFSATMPDAIRRIAEKFMKTPEVVKIKSKEMTVENIEQFYVKSVEREKFDFLSRLLNVQQPELAIVFGRTKRRVDELAKALNIRGYLAEGIHGDLSQAKRMSVLKQFKAGKIDILVATDVAARGLDISGVSHVYNFDIPQDPESYVHRIGRTGRAGKKGVAVTFVTPREMGYLSIVERTTKKKMEALVPPTANEAVLGQKRVAMEQLFEMTEKNNLGDYREFATQMLEKHDAVDLIAAALKTMTKEPEDVPVSISEERPLPSRGGGGYKGKSGSGRSGGGGGYKGNRSSSSARPSSSRGASSGASRRREGGSGTGGGRPGRTTRRSES, from the coding sequence TTGGTAAAATTTTCAGAGTTAAATATTAGCGAAACAACTTTAAAGTCCGTAAAACGTATGGGGTTTGAAGAAGCAACACCAATTCAAGAAGGTACAATCCGTCTTGGAATGGAAGGCAAAGACATTATTGGACAAGCACAAACAGGTACAGGTAAAACAACTGCATTTGGTATTCCTTTGATTGAAAAAATCGACACTAAAGACGGTAATGTTCAAGGGTTAGTTATCGCACCAACACGCGAATTGGCAATCCAAGTTTCAGAAGAACTTTACAGATTGGGTCAAGATAAAAACGTACGCATTCTTTCAGTATACGGCGGCCAAGAAATTAGCCGACAAATCCGTGCACTTAAAAACCGTCCGCAAGTTATCGTTGGTACTCCAGGACGTCTATTAGACCATATCAACCGCCGTACACTTAAATTGGATAATGTGAATACGTTAATCCTTGATGAAGCAGACGAAATGTTGAACATGGGCTTTATCGAAGACATTCAAACAATTATGGCAAGTGTTCCTGATACGCGTCAAACATTGTTGTTCTCAGCAACTATGCCGGATGCAATCCGTCGCATTGCAGAGAAATTCATGAAAACTCCTGAAGTTGTTAAAATCAAATCAAAAGAAATGACTGTTGAAAATATTGAGCAATTCTACGTGAAATCTGTAGAGCGCGAGAAATTCGATTTCCTTTCACGTCTTTTGAATGTTCAACAACCAGAACTTGCAATTGTTTTCGGCCGTACAAAACGCCGTGTTGACGAATTAGCAAAAGCTTTGAATATCCGCGGCTATCTTGCTGAAGGAATTCATGGTGACTTGAGCCAAGCAAAACGTATGTCTGTTTTGAAACAATTTAAAGCTGGCAAAATCGATATCTTGGTAGCAACAGATGTAGCGGCTCGCGGACTTGACATCTCTGGTGTATCACACGTATACAACTTTGATATTCCGCAAGATCCTGAAAGCTATGTTCACCGTATCGGCCGTACAGGTCGTGCAGGTAAAAAAGGTGTCGCAGTCACGTTTGTTACACCACGTGAAATGGGCTACTTGAGCATCGTTGAACGCACTACAAAGAAAAAAATGGAAGCATTAGTTCCTCCAACTGCGAATGAAGCTGTACTTGGCCAAAAACGCGTTGCAATGGAACAATTGTTTGAAATGACAGAGAAAAACAATCTTGGCGATTATCGCGAATTCGCGACGCAAATGCTTGAAAAGCACGATGCGGTTGATTTGATTGCAGCAGCTCTTAAAACAATGACTAAAGAACCGGAAGATGTTCCAGTCTCTATTTCCGAAGAACGTCCTTTGCCATCACGCGGAGGCGGCGGTTATAAAGGCAAGAGCGGAAGCGGACGCAGTGGCGGAGGCGGCGGCTATAAAGGCAATCGTTCTTCAAGCTCAGCTCGTCCATCTTCAAGCCGTGGAGCAAGCTCAGGCGCAAGCCGTCGTCGTGAAGGCGGAAGCGGAACGGGTGGCGGACGTCCGGGACGTACGACTCGTCGTAGCGAATCTTAA
- a CDS encoding UDP-N-acetylmuramoyl-tripeptide--D-alanyl-D-alanine ligase, whose product MKKKIEQVAKWLDIKTNLKSFDVTGVSINTRTLKPGDLFIPFRGENVNGHKYVRSAIELGAAASLWQHDEPGAPDDLPLLFVDDCEVALQEMARAYRDELSTMVIGITGSNGKTSTKDLVASVLKPYVKVQKTQGNFNNELGLPLTILSLEEDTKVAVLEMGMSGKGQIEFLSQLARPDYAIITNIGEAHMQDLGSREAIAQAKFEIVAGLQQHGKLFYDGDEPLLLPFMESFPQGVSFGFDDNNELTVTDIKATETGSSFMVSGIINAAFTIPVLGEHQVKNTLAAILVALEAGLSEDQIRKSLKDAALTDMRMQMIQADNGAIFINDAYNAAPSSMKAAMTFIRETTMKEKKWVVLGDMLELGDEEQSYHEALSSCITESLAGVCLYGPRMKWLYDKLQTDYAGKLLWSEADYGPIIDLLKRYTNKDSVILVKGSRGMALENIIDPFVRQN is encoded by the coding sequence ATGAAAAAAAAGATTGAACAAGTAGCCAAATGGCTGGATATCAAAACTAACTTAAAAAGCTTTGACGTTACAGGAGTATCGATTAATACGAGAACTCTAAAGCCAGGTGATTTGTTTATTCCTTTTCGTGGAGAAAATGTAAACGGACATAAGTATGTCCGTTCAGCAATTGAGCTAGGTGCAGCAGCTTCACTTTGGCAGCATGACGAACCAGGGGCACCGGACGATTTGCCGCTGTTGTTTGTTGACGACTGTGAAGTGGCTCTACAAGAAATGGCTCGAGCTTATCGCGATGAGCTATCAACGATGGTGATTGGAATTACAGGTTCTAATGGGAAGACTTCAACGAAAGATTTAGTGGCAAGTGTTTTAAAGCCATATGTCAAAGTGCAAAAAACACAAGGCAATTTCAATAATGAACTTGGTTTACCGTTAACAATTTTATCCCTTGAAGAAGATACAAAAGTGGCTGTTTTGGAGATGGGAATGAGCGGGAAAGGGCAAATTGAGTTTTTATCTCAGCTAGCTCGACCTGATTATGCGATTATCACTAATATTGGAGAAGCTCATATGCAAGACCTTGGATCGCGTGAAGCAATTGCACAAGCTAAATTCGAAATTGTTGCAGGTCTTCAGCAACACGGTAAGCTCTTTTATGATGGAGATGAACCACTGTTACTGCCATTCATGGAATCTTTTCCGCAAGGAGTATCTTTTGGATTTGATGACAACAATGAGTTAACAGTAACGGATATTAAAGCGACTGAAACTGGCAGCAGTTTTATGGTAAGTGGCATCATCAATGCGGCATTTACCATTCCAGTATTGGGCGAACATCAAGTGAAAAACACATTAGCTGCTATTTTGGTTGCGCTCGAAGCAGGTTTATCAGAAGATCAAATACGTAAATCGTTAAAAGATGCTGCGTTAACGGATATGCGGATGCAAATGATTCAGGCTGATAATGGAGCCATCTTTATTAACGATGCTTATAATGCGGCGCCTTCATCAATGAAAGCAGCGATGACTTTTATTCGTGAAACAACGATGAAAGAAAAGAAATGGGTAGTGCTTGGAGATATGCTTGAACTCGGAGATGAAGAACAAAGTTACCATGAAGCACTTAGCAGTTGTATTACGGAAAGTTTAGCAGGCGTATGTTTATATGGACCTCGAATGAAATGGCTCTATGATAAGCTGCAAACAGATTATGCAGGTAAGTTGTTATGGAGCGAAGCAGATTACGGTCCGATTATTGATTTGCTAAAACGATATACAAACAAAGACTCGGTTATTTTAGTAAAAGGATCACGAGGAATGGCGTTAGAAAACATTATCGACCCTTTCGTTCGTCAGAACTAA
- a CDS encoding FtsW/RodA/SpoVE family cell cycle protein encodes MQTNKSFTDRIDWPLAFILFLFFIVSLVAISSAQTSGQYLTNFVPRQALFYIISIMMIAVLMYFDPEQYKKMAYYLYGFGILLLLLLMVSPDGVGQIAAPVNGAKAWFHTPFVNIQPAEFMKTFYILALAKLISSHHEQYLLKSIKSDFYLLGKIALYLAIPLGFILLQPDLGTALVFIAITLAVVVVSGITWKIIAPSFGGVAVIGAILLWMTINAQDFLSNTFGLKPYMFERIYTWLDPYSYAASGGYNLIAAMNAIGSGEVFGKGYQGRQVYVPENHTDFIFTVISEDFGFIGASAVIILFFMLIYHLTKITLQFKDMFSTYVCAGIIAMITFHVFQNIGMTIQLLPITGIPLPFISYGGSSLIGNMFALGIVFSMKFHHKNYMFDKNKK; translated from the coding sequence ATGCAAACTAACAAAAGCTTTACGGACCGAATCGACTGGCCACTAGCTTTCATCTTATTTCTATTTTTCATCGTCAGTTTAGTCGCTATTTCCTCAGCTCAAACTTCTGGACAATATTTAACAAATTTTGTCCCAAGACAAGCTTTATTTTATATCATTTCCATCATGATGATTGCCGTTTTGATGTATTTCGATCCTGAACAATATAAAAAAATGGCTTACTATTTATATGGATTCGGTATTTTACTACTTCTTTTATTGATGGTTTCACCTGATGGCGTTGGCCAGATAGCTGCACCTGTTAATGGTGCAAAAGCTTGGTTTCACACACCTTTTGTGAATATACAGCCCGCTGAGTTCATGAAAACCTTCTATATATTAGCATTAGCAAAACTGATTTCTTCACATCACGAACAATACTTGCTCAAGTCAATTAAATCCGATTTTTATTTACTCGGGAAAATCGCCCTTTATTTAGCGATTCCTCTTGGCTTCATCTTGCTACAGCCCGATTTAGGGACTGCCCTTGTTTTTATCGCTATTACATTAGCTGTAGTTGTTGTATCAGGGATCACTTGGAAAATCATTGCACCTAGTTTTGGTGGAGTTGCGGTTATTGGCGCTATATTATTGTGGATGACGATTAATGCACAGGATTTTCTTTCTAACACATTTGGGCTAAAACCTTATATGTTCGAACGGATTTACACGTGGCTTGATCCATACTCTTATGCAGCATCAGGCGGTTATAATTTAATCGCTGCAATGAATGCCATTGGATCGGGAGAAGTATTCGGCAAAGGTTATCAAGGAAGACAAGTATATGTTCCTGAAAATCATACTGACTTTATCTTTACTGTCATCTCAGAGGATTTTGGATTTATTGGGGCAAGCGCCGTTATTATTTTGTTTTTCATGCTGATCTATCACTTAACGAAAATCACTTTGCAATTTAAAGATATGTTTAGTACATATGTATGTGCAGGTATCATTGCGATGATTACGTTTCATGTGTTTCAAAACATCGGCATGACCATCCAGTTGTTGCCGATCACCGGAATTCCATTGCCTTTTATCAGTTACGGTGGTAGCTCGTTAATTGGAAATATGTTCGCACTTGGAATTGTTTTTAGTATGAAGTTCCATCATAAAAATTATATGTTTGATAAAAACAAAAAATAA